A window from Gemmatimonadota bacterium encodes these proteins:
- a CDS encoding XRE family transcriptional regulator: MKKDPAHQRPAENALEAAIGRQVRKYRKQLNLSIAELCKMTGLSHGMVSKIENGITSPSLSTLSALSRALNVPVTALFRAYEQQSDAVYVESGKGLNIERQGTRAGHQYQLLGHSVHSSVMVEPYLITLEESSEVFPLFQHVGVEFLHVLSGSLRYRHGSSLYLLEPGDSLFFDSNVVHGPEELVDLPIRFLAVLSRATSDES, from the coding sequence ATGAAGAAGGATCCTGCTCATCAGAGACCGGCCGAGAACGCGCTTGAAGCCGCTATCGGCCGACAGGTGCGCAAATATCGCAAGCAACTCAATCTGAGTATTGCCGAACTGTGCAAAATGACCGGCCTTTCGCATGGCATGGTGTCCAAGATTGAAAACGGCATTACCTCACCGTCCCTGAGTACCCTGTCAGCGCTGTCTCGCGCGCTCAACGTTCCGGTTACGGCGTTGTTTCGCGCCTATGAGCAGCAAAGCGATGCGGTGTATGTCGAGTCGGGGAAAGGGCTGAATATAGAGCGTCAGGGAACCAGGGCAGGGCATCAATACCAGTTGCTCGGCCATAGTGTGCACAGCTCAGTGATGGTCGAACCCTACTTGATCACGCTGGAAGAAAGCTCCGAAGTGTTTCCCCTGTTTCAGCACGTCGGCGTTGAATTCCTGCATGTGCTGTCCGGCTCCCTGCGATACCGGCACGGTAGTTCCCTGTATCTGCTTGAACCCGGCGACTCCCTGTTCTTTGATTCAAACGTTGTTCATGGTCCTGAGGAACTCGTCGACTTGCCTATTCGTTTTCTCGCCGTACTGTCTCGCGCCACAAGCGATGAATCGTGA
- a CDS encoding amidophosphoribosyltransferase, producing the protein MCGIVGIYYKNKNLLDNLGTSLGAMLVQMRERGPDSAGVAIYR; encoded by the coding sequence ATGTGTGGAATTGTCGGAATATACTATAAAAACAAGAACTTATTGGACAATCTCGGCACATCTCTGGGGGCCATGCTGGTCCAGATGAGAGAACGCGGTCCCGACAGCGCCGGGGTCGCCATATACCGGA